One window of Bacillus sp. THAF10 genomic DNA carries:
- the era gene encoding GTPase Era yields MHKLDNTNFKSGFVSIIGRPNVGKSTFLNRVIGQKIAIMSDKPQTTRNKIQGVYTEDNAQIVFIDTPGIHKPKHKLGDFMMKVAQNTLKEVDLVLFMVNAKEGLGRGDEFIIEKLKETSTPVYLVINKIDDIHPDELLPIIETYKSLFPFKEIVPISALQGNNVETLLEQIKGFLPVGPQYYPADQVTDHPERFIVAELIREKVLHLTREEVPHSIAVALDSMKKRNDKDIVDIQATVVVERDSQKGIVIGKQGKVLKEVGQKARADIEALLGSKVFLELWVKVQKDWRNKQSQLRDFGFNEEEY; encoded by the coding sequence ATGCATAAACTAGACAACACAAATTTCAAATCTGGATTTGTCTCGATTATCGGCAGACCAAATGTTGGGAAATCTACATTTCTAAACAGAGTAATCGGTCAAAAGATTGCCATTATGAGTGACAAACCCCAAACAACACGTAATAAAATTCAAGGTGTATATACCGAAGATAACGCACAAATTGTATTTATTGACACACCAGGAATTCATAAACCTAAACACAAATTAGGCGATTTTATGATGAAGGTGGCGCAAAACACGTTAAAAGAGGTTGACCTTGTCCTATTTATGGTTAATGCAAAAGAAGGGTTAGGCAGGGGAGATGAGTTTATTATCGAGAAGTTAAAGGAGACATCTACTCCCGTTTACTTGGTGATAAACAAGATTGATGATATTCATCCAGATGAATTGCTGCCAATTATCGAAACGTATAAATCCTTGTTTCCTTTTAAGGAAATTGTTCCTATATCCGCTCTTCAAGGAAATAATGTTGAAACCCTTCTCGAGCAAATTAAAGGTTTTTTGCCTGTCGGGCCTCAGTACTACCCTGCCGATCAAGTGACAGACCATCCTGAGCGATTTATTGTAGCAGAACTAATTCGTGAAAAAGTACTTCACCTAACAAGAGAAGAGGTTCCGCATTCCATCGCTGTAGCTCTTGATTCCATGAAAAAACGCAATGATAAAGATATTGTCGATATCCAGGCGACCGTTGTTGTGGAAAGAGATTCTCAAAAAGGAATCGTCATTGGTAAGCAAGGCAAAGTATTAAAAGAAGTTGGACAAAAAGCGAGAGCGGATATCGAAGCCTTGCTGGGTTCGAAAGTATTTTTAGAGCTGTGGGTGAAAGTTCAAAAAGATTGGCGCAATAAACAATCACAACTCCGAGATTTCGGTTTTAATGAAGAGGAATATTAA
- the glyQ gene encoding glycine--tRNA ligase subunit alpha — MNIQNMILTLQQHWSEQGCILMQAYDVEKGAGTMSPYTFLRSIGPEPWNVAYVEPSRRPVDGRYGENPNRLFQHHQFQVIMKPSPDNIQELYLESLVKLGIDPLKHDIRFVEDNWEAPTLGASGLGWEVWLDGMEITQFTYFQQVGGLECKPVSVEITYGMERLASYIQDKENVFDLEWTEGFKYRDIFYQPEVEHSKYTFETSDPEMLFTLFDIYEKEAHRQMEHGLVHPAYDYVLKCSHTFNQLDARGAISVTERTGYIGRVRNLARKVARTFYEEREKLGFPILKKEENSHE; from the coding sequence ATGAATATTCAAAACATGATATTAACCCTACAACAACATTGGTCAGAGCAAGGCTGTATTCTCATGCAAGCCTATGATGTGGAAAAAGGTGCAGGGACCATGAGTCCTTACACATTTCTTAGAAGTATCGGTCCTGAGCCTTGGAATGTCGCATATGTAGAGCCATCCAGAAGACCAGTTGATGGTAGATATGGAGAGAATCCTAACAGACTTTTTCAGCACCATCAATTCCAAGTTATTATGAAACCTTCTCCTGATAATATCCAAGAGTTATACTTAGAATCTTTAGTGAAATTAGGAATTGACCCGTTAAAACATGATATTCGCTTTGTAGAAGACAACTGGGAAGCACCAACACTCGGGGCATCCGGCTTAGGATGGGAAGTGTGGCTTGATGGAATGGAAATCACTCAATTCACTTATTTCCAACAAGTGGGAGGACTGGAATGTAAACCGGTATCTGTTGAAATAACGTATGGAATGGAACGACTAGCTTCCTACATTCAAGACAAAGAAAATGTTTTTGACTTAGAGTGGACAGAGGGCTTCAAATACAGAGATATCTTCTATCAACCTGAAGTAGAGCATTCGAAATATACGTTTGAAACGTCCGATCCAGAAATGCTGTTTACCCTCTTTGATATCTATGAAAAAGAAGCACACCGTCAAATGGAACATGGACTTGTCCATCCTGCCTATGACTATGTATTAAAATGCTCACACACGTTCAACCAGCTAGACGCAAGAGGAGCAATATCTGTTACTGAAAGAACAGGCTATATTGGTCGTGTGCGTAATTTGGCGAGGAAGGTTGCAAGAACCTTCTATGAAGAAAGAGAAAAACTAGGATTCCCTATTTTGAAAAAGGAGGAGAATTCACATGAATAA
- a CDS encoding HD family phosphohydrolase, with translation MKKKPKLKRFSFENLNSFKFYHLIIYFLLGLIMFSLIFSNVKPEEINVELFSQAEKTIVAPHSFEDKEATAILKQEAEDRVPNQFVRDKDIANQQIAQIENLFTVFRETQAKAQELAQKAAENAAQEDNESSEPAAEPVKISDKELLKLFKDNLGDQLPVKWKEALTDDNILFLLNFKSAELRQFENASITAIANAMSRDIQIEEHLTEARNSVRTELSQSGNIPSVIINLSSIAVINNVIYDPALTQVKRQEAMDAVEPVRISQGDTIVKAGQYIDRDTIRLLNTAGFGDQSSVSPFIGLGIIISIMVVAIEYLFRKVDISIHSKNTYLTMYLLIFSITLILMKVFSLFQSLNTTEIGYIAPVAMGAMLIKMLINDRIAILSSIIFGICGSFIFNLVPGAMNYSVGTYLIISAVASVLFLNQHNRRLTILQTGLFVSLINVITVVAMVLLTNKDLSGMTELMELGVNGTMAVGSGVVSAVLTIGILPFFEVGFGMLSTMKLLELSNPNHPLLRKILMETPGTYHHSVMVANLSESACEAVGANGLLARVASYYHDIGKTKRPNYFIENQMGQVNPHDKLPPQTSKNIIIAHATDGAQLLRDHHMPKEIVDIAAQHHGTTLLKYFYHKAKEQNENVSEEEYRYPGPKASSKEAAIVGTADSIEAAVRSLNNPTPDKIESIVKAIIKDRLQDGQYSDCSLTFKELEEIGKSFCETLQGIFHSRIEYPKGDEE, from the coding sequence GTGAAAAAAAAGCCTAAGCTAAAGAGGTTTTCATTTGAAAATCTAAATAGCTTTAAATTTTATCATCTGATCATTTATTTTCTACTAGGGCTTATTATGTTTAGTCTAATATTTAGCAATGTGAAGCCAGAAGAAATAAATGTAGAGCTTTTTTCACAAGCAGAAAAAACCATTGTTGCCCCGCATAGCTTTGAGGATAAAGAGGCAACTGCCATTTTGAAACAAGAAGCAGAAGATCGAGTTCCTAATCAATTTGTTCGTGACAAAGATATAGCCAATCAACAAATCGCACAAATTGAAAATCTGTTTACCGTGTTTAGAGAAACTCAGGCAAAAGCACAAGAACTTGCTCAAAAAGCAGCAGAAAACGCTGCTCAAGAAGATAATGAAAGCTCTGAACCTGCTGCTGAACCAGTAAAAATATCAGACAAAGAACTACTCAAGTTGTTCAAAGATAACTTAGGTGATCAACTTCCTGTTAAATGGAAGGAAGCACTGACGGATGATAATATTTTATTTCTGCTAAACTTCAAGTCTGCAGAGCTTAGGCAGTTTGAAAATGCATCGATTACAGCAATTGCCAATGCCATGTCTAGAGATATTCAAATTGAAGAGCACCTTACAGAAGCCAGAAATAGCGTGAGAACGGAACTCTCTCAATCAGGTAACATACCTAGTGTTATTATCAATTTATCTAGTATTGCCGTAATCAATAATGTCATCTATGATCCAGCCTTGACTCAGGTGAAGAGACAGGAGGCAATGGATGCTGTTGAACCAGTGAGAATATCACAAGGAGATACAATCGTAAAAGCAGGGCAATACATTGACCGTGACACGATTAGATTATTAAATACAGCTGGTTTTGGAGATCAGTCTAGTGTTTCCCCATTTATAGGTCTAGGTATCATCATTTCTATAATGGTCGTTGCGATTGAATATCTCTTTAGAAAAGTAGATATCAGCATTCACAGTAAGAATACCTATCTGACGATGTACCTTCTAATTTTTAGCATTACCCTCATCCTCATGAAGGTATTCAGTCTTTTTCAATCATTAAATACAACAGAAATAGGCTATATTGCACCTGTTGCCATGGGAGCTATGCTTATTAAGATGCTGATTAATGATAGAATTGCGATTTTATCGAGCATTATATTCGGTATCTGTGGCAGCTTTATTTTTAACCTTGTACCTGGTGCGATGAATTATTCTGTTGGAACGTATTTAATTATCTCAGCAGTAGCATCTGTATTGTTTTTAAATCAACATAATCGCCGTTTGACGATTCTGCAAACAGGCTTATTCGTATCATTAATAAACGTAATAACAGTTGTTGCTATGGTTCTACTAACCAATAAAGACCTCTCAGGTATGACGGAACTTATGGAGCTTGGAGTCAATGGAACAATGGCTGTTGGTTCAGGGGTAGTTTCTGCCGTCCTTACCATAGGAATCCTGCCGTTTTTTGAAGTAGGGTTTGGCATGCTTTCAACGATGAAGCTTTTAGAGCTTTCTAACCCAAATCATCCGTTACTTAGAAAGATTTTGATGGAAACACCTGGTACATATCATCATAGTGTAATGGTTGCAAACCTATCAGAATCTGCTTGTGAAGCAGTAGGGGCAAATGGTCTACTAGCTCGTGTGGCTTCTTATTACCATGATATCGGGAAGACAAAGCGACCGAATTATTTTATTGAAAATCAAATGGGACAAGTAAACCCACATGATAAGCTCCCACCTCAAACAAGTAAAAATATTATCATTGCCCACGCAACAGATGGTGCGCAATTATTAAGAGATCACCATATGCCAAAGGAAATAGTCGATATTGCTGCACAACATCATGGAACGACTCTTTTGAAATACTTCTATCATAAGGCAAAGGAACAAAATGAGAATGTATCAGAAGAGGAATATCGCTATCCTGGACCAAAGGCATCATCAAAAGAGGCTGCCATTGTCGGTACAGCTGACAGCATTGAAGCAGCGGTAAGGTCATTAAATAACCCAACTCCCGATAAAATTGAAAGTATTGTAAAAGCTATTATTAAAGATCGTCTTCAGGATGGTCAATATAGTGATTGCTCTTTAACCTTCAAGGAATTAGAGGAAATTGGAAAGTCTTTCTGTGAAACTCTGCAAGGCATCTTCCACTCTAGAATAGAATACCCAAAAGGAGATGAAGAATGA
- the yqfC gene encoding sporulation protein YqfC — translation MLKKLRSRMNNWMTNTMELPADVMMDLPRITMIGQIHIYIENHRGLLTFSDTELRLLLKQGQLLVKGDSFVIKTILPEEILLEGKINQVMYLEE, via the coding sequence ATGCTGAAGAAGCTTCGTTCCCGTATGAACAATTGGATGACCAACACAATGGAATTACCCGCAGATGTGATGATGGATCTGCCGCGGATTACGATGATTGGCCAAATACATATTTATATAGAAAATCACCGAGGACTATTAACCTTCAGCGATACAGAGCTTCGTCTATTGCTGAAACAAGGACAGCTTCTAGTAAAAGGAGACTCCTTTGTTATAAAAACTATTCTCCCAGAAGAGATTTTGTTGGAAGGAAAAATAAATCAAGTGATGTACCTGGAAGAATAA
- the yqfD gene encoding sporulation protein YqfD, producing the protein MKNQWINFFSGNVKIIIQGKGVERFLNDCTRKGIHVWNVKKMGAEAYTCYVMLKDIKPLRSLMKHQDCRFRFLTRKGLPFLAMYSIKNSGIVVGLFLAFLAVFLLSNMVWDIEVKGAEPATEHKIMQELDKLGVKKGKFQFFLKDVESIQRYLTDTISEITWIGVVLNGTSYHFEVVEKNEPEKPEALSPRSLVASKKALISKIYVEKGQPLVQVNDYVKEGQVLVSGLIGREDNKKSIAAVGEVLGETWYLSQVDVPIKTTFTVLTGEVYQKHYLKLGSFKLPIWGFFEPEYAEKEEFEAERPFFFLKWKLPISYVGKTIHEQEVTERVYDEEEIVEKALEIGRQDLFANKLDEDAIIKGEKVLRTNKENGKVRIDIHFQVIESIVKIEPIIQGD; encoded by the coding sequence ATGAAAAATCAGTGGATAAACTTTTTTTCTGGCAATGTAAAAATTATCATTCAAGGAAAAGGTGTAGAAAGATTTCTTAATGACTGCACGCGGAAGGGAATTCATGTGTGGAATGTGAAAAAAATGGGTGCAGAAGCCTACACCTGTTATGTAATGTTAAAAGATATCAAGCCTTTGCGGTCACTGATGAAACATCAAGACTGCAGGTTTCGTTTCTTAACAAGAAAAGGACTGCCGTTTCTCGCGATGTATTCAATAAAGAATAGTGGCATTGTCGTCGGTTTATTTTTAGCATTCCTTGCTGTTTTTCTTTTGTCGAATATGGTGTGGGATATAGAAGTGAAGGGTGCTGAGCCAGCAACGGAGCATAAGATTATGCAAGAATTAGACAAGCTTGGTGTGAAGAAAGGGAAATTTCAATTCTTTTTAAAAGATGTTGAAAGTATTCAAAGATATTTAACGGACACAATAAGTGAAATTACCTGGATTGGTGTTGTTTTAAATGGGACATCCTACCATTTTGAAGTGGTGGAAAAAAATGAGCCCGAAAAACCAGAGGCTTTATCGCCAAGAAGCTTGGTAGCAAGTAAAAAAGCCTTAATCTCAAAAATATACGTAGAAAAGGGACAACCTTTAGTGCAGGTAAACGACTATGTGAAAGAAGGGCAGGTTTTGGTCTCAGGCCTCATTGGGCGGGAGGATAACAAGAAGTCGATTGCAGCCGTTGGTGAGGTGTTAGGGGAAACCTGGTATTTGTCACAGGTGGATGTACCAATAAAGACGACCTTTACTGTTTTAACTGGAGAAGTATATCAAAAGCACTACTTGAAATTGGGGAGCTTTAAGCTTCCAATTTGGGGTTTCTTTGAACCAGAATATGCTGAAAAAGAAGAATTCGAAGCAGAACGACCTTTCTTCTTTTTGAAATGGAAGCTTCCTATTTCTTATGTGGGTAAAACTATTCATGAACAAGAGGTAACAGAACGTGTTTATGATGAAGAGGAAATTGTGGAAAAGGCCCTTGAAATTGGGAGACAAGATCTCTTCGCCAATAAGTTAGACGAAGATGCCATAATTAAAGGTGAAAAAGTTTTGCGCACAAATAAGGAGAATGGTAAAGTAAGGATAGATATACATTTTCAAGTTATTGAAAGTATCGTCAAAATCGAACCAATTATTCAAGGAGACTAA
- a CDS encoding PhoH family protein, with protein sequence MSEELVMMNQQLNNPNEAIALFGNQDVHLKRMEQELNVSIVTRGETVNVSGDVKQVEIVDLVLQNLLEVIRKGVSIGERDVIYAISLAKENKLDSFQELYDEELTKNVKGKSIRVKTLGQRQYVAAIRKNDLVFGIGPAGTGKTYLAVVMAVTALKNGQVKRIILTRPAVEAGESLGFLPGDLKEKVDPYLRPLYDALHDVFGSEHTQRLIERGTIEIAPLAYMRGRTLDDAFVILDEAQNTTAAQMKMFLTRLGFGSKMVITGDISQVDLPKGMKSGLAVVRNILNNTSGIRFIELEQSDVVRHPLVAKIISAYENLDKN encoded by the coding sequence ATGTCAGAAGAACTAGTGATGATGAATCAGCAACTGAATAATCCAAACGAAGCAATTGCTCTTTTTGGGAACCAGGATGTTCACTTGAAAAGAATGGAGCAAGAGCTAAATGTGTCCATTGTGACACGTGGTGAAACCGTGAATGTTTCAGGTGATGTAAAACAAGTGGAAATAGTGGATCTAGTTTTACAAAATCTGCTTGAAGTCATTCGTAAGGGTGTGAGCATAGGAGAGCGTGATGTTATCTATGCGATTAGCCTTGCAAAAGAAAATAAACTTGATTCCTTCCAAGAGTTATACGACGAAGAACTAACTAAAAATGTAAAAGGTAAATCAATTCGAGTAAAAACCTTAGGGCAACGACAATATGTAGCTGCTATCCGAAAAAATGACCTTGTGTTTGGAATTGGTCCAGCGGGAACAGGAAAAACATATCTAGCAGTGGTGATGGCGGTAACAGCTTTGAAAAATGGACAAGTAAAACGCATCATCCTCACAAGGCCAGCTGTCGAAGCGGGGGAAAGTCTTGGATTTTTACCAGGAGATTTAAAAGAAAAGGTGGATCCTTACTTACGTCCATTATACGATGCTTTACATGATGTTTTTGGTTCCGAGCATACACAACGATTAATAGAAAGAGGCACAATCGAGATTGCGCCTTTAGCATATATGAGAGGCAGAACATTGGATGATGCTTTCGTTATTTTGGATGAAGCCCAAAATACCACAGCTGCTCAAATGAAAATGTTCCTTACAAGGCTCGGTTTTGGGTCTAAAATGGTGATTACAGGCGATATTTCCCAGGTAGATCTACCAAAAGGAATGAAATCAGGTCTTGCTGTGGTAAGAAACATTTTAAATAACACATCTGGCATCCGCTTTATAGAACTTGAACAATCAGATGTTGTTCGTCACCCGTTAGTAGCGAAAATTATTTCAGCATACGAGAATTTAGACAAAAATTAA
- a CDS encoding YqzL family protein — translation MLDFTWKVFKETGNIDTYLLFKELEKDFVELPEQTEELATRDLPIS, via the coding sequence ATGTTGGATTTTACCTGGAAAGTATTCAAAGAAACAGGTAATATTGATACCTATCTTCTTTTTAAAGAGCTTGAAAAGGATTTTGTGGAGTTACCCGAACAAACTGAAGAGCTAGCAACTCGTGACTTACCAATTTCATAA
- the ybeY gene encoding rRNA maturation RNase YbeY — protein sequence MMIQIDMHDETSTLVEEQMQDVEKLLLFAAEKEGVQSGAEVSVTFVDNHRIQEINRDYRDKDKPTDVISFAMEELGEGELEITYENEQGAPRMLGDIIISVPKAEEQASEYGHSLKRELGFLALHGLLHLLGYDHENESDEKEMFDKQKEILNDYGLQRS from the coding sequence ATGATGATCCAAATTGATATGCATGATGAAACGTCCACATTAGTTGAGGAACAAATGCAAGATGTGGAAAAGCTTCTCCTTTTTGCAGCGGAAAAAGAAGGAGTACAAAGTGGGGCAGAGGTTTCTGTTACCTTTGTGGACAATCATAGAATACAGGAAATAAATCGAGACTACAGAGATAAAGATAAACCAACAGATGTCATTTCCTTTGCGATGGAAGAATTAGGCGAAGGGGAGTTAGAGATCACTTATGAAAATGAGCAAGGTGCCCCGCGCATGCTAGGAGATATCATTATTTCTGTTCCAAAAGCAGAAGAGCAGGCATCGGAATATGGCCATTCTTTAAAAAGAGAATTAGGCTTCTTAGCCCTTCATGGACTCTTACATTTGTTAGGATATGACCATGAAAATGAAAGCGATGAAAAAGAAATGTTTGATAAACAAAAGGAAATTTTAAATGACTATGGACTCCAAAGATCCTAA
- the recO gene encoding DNA repair protein RecO — protein MLHKCEGIVIRTNAYGESNKILTIYSKELGKVGVMARGATKPSSRFTAVSQLFSHATFVFQKGRGLGSLQQGEILESMRSIREDIFLTAYASYVVELMDRVTEEGNKNSALYELLYQTLHYIDEGFDPEILLFIFELKMCDRLGITPQLNCCASCGATEGSFAFSIKEGGFLCNQCFHKDPHLIKISPATLKILRAFYYYDLSRIGNISLKEETRKEIRFVLDEYYEAYSGIMLKSKRFLNQIGTMKANFDKKN, from the coding sequence TTGCTACACAAATGTGAAGGGATAGTCATTCGTACGAATGCATATGGAGAAAGTAATAAAATACTCACCATCTACTCAAAAGAACTCGGGAAGGTAGGAGTAATGGCTAGAGGTGCTACAAAACCGAGCAGTCGATTTACTGCGGTTTCACAGCTTTTTTCACATGCAACATTCGTTTTTCAAAAGGGTCGTGGGTTAGGAAGTCTTCAGCAAGGTGAAATTTTGGAATCGATGCGATCGATTCGAGAAGATATTTTTCTTACCGCTTATGCTTCTTATGTGGTGGAACTAATGGACAGAGTAACAGAGGAAGGCAATAAGAATAGCGCTTTGTATGAGCTTTTGTATCAAACCCTCCATTACATAGACGAAGGCTTTGATCCGGAAATTCTTTTGTTTATTTTTGAATTGAAGATGTGTGATCGACTTGGAATAACGCCTCAGCTTAATTGCTGTGCGTCCTGCGGGGCAACGGAGGGAAGCTTTGCATTTTCCATTAAAGAGGGTGGCTTCCTTTGCAATCAATGCTTTCATAAGGATCCACATCTTATAAAAATAAGTCCTGCAACGCTAAAGATCCTTCGAGCATTTTATTATTATGATTTAAGTCGTATCGGCAATATCTCTCTCAAAGAAGAAACAAGAAAAGAAATTCGTTTTGTTTTAGATGAATATTATGAGGCTTATTCAGGCATTATGTTAAAATCAAAACGTTTTCTAAATCAGATAGGAACCATGAAGGCAAATTTCGATAAAAAAAATTGA
- a CDS encoding diacylglycerol kinase family protein yields MTMDSKDPKPKSFRGSFGKSFQFALEGLQHVIKTERNIKIHICIAFLVILLSLFFQITTTEWAIVFLVIGMMVVIEIFNTAIENVVDLVTKEYHPLAKIAKDVAASAALVFACISFIIGVILFSPYLLNIFK; encoded by the coding sequence ATGACTATGGACTCCAAAGATCCTAAACCGAAAAGTTTCCGTGGCTCTTTTGGTAAGAGTTTTCAATTTGCATTAGAAGGCCTTCAACATGTTATTAAAACGGAACGAAATATAAAAATTCATATATGCATTGCTTTTTTGGTTATCCTGTTATCTTTATTCTTTCAAATAACCACAACCGAATGGGCGATCGTTTTCCTCGTCATTGGAATGATGGTTGTCATAGAAATCTTTAATACTGCCATTGAAAATGTGGTGGATTTAGTAACAAAGGAATATCACCCGTTAGCAAAGATTGCCAAAGATGTAGCAGCATCAGCTGCCTTGGTTTTCGCTTGTATCTCTTTTATAATTGGTGTAATCTTATTTAGCCCGTACTTACTGAATATTTTTAAATAA
- a CDS encoding cytidine deaminase — protein MNNEALIKEAKTARELAYVPYSKFKVGAALLGKDGKVYRGCNIENAAYSMCNCAERTALFKAYSEGITEFDAIAVVADTKRPVPPCGACRQVISELCAPEMKVILTNLHGDVQELTVAELLPGAFSPEDLDA, from the coding sequence TTGAACAACGAAGCTTTAATCAAAGAAGCCAAAACAGCAAGAGAACTAGCCTATGTACCCTACTCCAAATTCAAAGTAGGGGCAGCCTTACTCGGTAAAGACGGAAAGGTCTATCGCGGATGCAATATTGAAAACGCGGCATATAGTATGTGTAACTGTGCGGAAAGAACTGCATTATTTAAAGCGTATTCAGAGGGTATTACGGAATTTGATGCGATTGCAGTTGTAGCAGATACAAAACGACCTGTTCCACCTTGTGGGGCTTGCCGTCAAGTTATCTCAGAATTATGTGCACCTGAAATGAAAGTAATCCTGACAAATCTTCACGGGGATGTCCAGGAGCTAACCGTAGCTGAATTATTACCTGGAGCTTTTTCGCCGGAGGATTTAGATGCATAA